TTTTACATCCGGTGATGATGAGAAAAAAGATTATGAGTATATGAAGAGCGGCGTTATGGAGGAAGTGCGCCGGATGTTTAAACCGGAATTTTTGAACCGGATCGATGAGATCATTGTATTCCATGCGCTGAACAGGGAGCACATAAAGAAGATCGTCAGTATTCTTCTGAGAAATCTTCAGGAAAGATGCCAGCTGCAGATGAATATCACACTGAAAGTCCGATCGTCCGTGAAAGATTTTCTTGCGGAACAGGGATTTGACAGCAAGTACGGTGCCAGACCGCTGAAGAGGGCGATTCAGAGTAAAATAGAGGACGCGATGGCGGAGGAGATACTGAACGGACGCATGAAAGCCGGAGATACGGTAAGCGTGGGCGTACAGAAAAAAGAAATTAAATTTTATGTTACTGACTAGCATAAACAGGCCTTTTATTATATAATGAAAAAGAATAAAAAAGAACAATCAGATACAGTAAAAAGACACTACAGACTAGATTCCAGGAGGACATATTATGTCAACAATTAAAGAATTAATTCGCGCAGAGGAAAACGGTACGATCAGTTTCGGTAATTATGAACTGGATACGAAATCAAAGGTTTCCGATTTTGAGTGTAATGGAGATGTATATAAGGTCAAAACCTTTTCGGAAATCACAAAAATGGAGAGAAACGGGATATTCGTATATGAGTCAGTTCCGGGAACGACAGTGACGAATCTGATGCTGCAGGAAAACGGCATGGAGTTTTTGGTGGAAGGAGCGGAGGACGCGCAGATCACAGTTGAGATGGAGGCTGATACGGAATATGGTATTATTCTGGACGGCAAAGAAATCGACCGGATAAAGACGAATCTTGGCGGAAAGCTTTCCTTCAGCGTGGATCTTGCAGAAGTTGACAGGGTATCCGTGAGAATTGAAAGAGTATGACTGATAAATTAAGAGGGTTACGGGGCTGTTGTGAATGCAACAGCCCTTTTTGGAGGTGCGCCTAGCGGCGCACGTTTCTAATGGGTGAAAGTCCCGAATCCGCCCTAGTAGTGGGAAGGATATAGCTGAACACCAAGGGTGTCCATCGTGAGGTGGAATCTGAAGGAAGGTGTAGGCAAATCTCCGGTCTGACGAACAGAAATCACATCAGGCTACAGTTAAGGATAAGGTTGCCTTACAAACTAAAGTCCAATAACTACTCGGAATTAACTGTGGTAAATGTGGCAGATGGATGGAGAGAAAGAAACGTGTGGTACCTAGGGAGGTCTCGTCAGCAGACGAAAACAGAGTATGAAGTCTGTAGTAACAACGAATGGCGAGAAGTCAGCAGAGGTCATAGTACTACTATGGTTGCAAACATAGTGGGAAGGACTGAACTTTAGGAGATGTGAGTAAATGAATGTAACCAATGATGGATTTAAGGACAGACAACTTCATATAGAGGACTATCTGCAAAGGGTATCTGCGGAACAGAAAGAGTATGCAGAAGTGTCCGCCCATCAGAGGATTGCTGAAAACAACAACAACATCACAGATTTTCAGACGGACAATCTAATGGAACAGATTTTACACAGGGATAACCTAAACAAGGCTTATAAGAAAGTAAAATCAAACAAAGGGGCAGGCGGTGTTGACGGAATGAGCGTGGATGAACTTCTAGGCTTTCTAAGAGATAACCAAGAGCAACTAACCCAACAGATAAAGGATGGGAAATATAAGCCCAACCCAGTCCGTAGGGTAGAAATACCCAAAGAAACAAAAGGCGAGTTCAGAAAACTGGGAGTGCCTACAGTGGTAGATAGAGTGTTTCAACAGGCAATCACACAGGTGCTATCGCCGATTTATGAGAAACAGTTTTCGAAGAACAGTTTTGGGTTTCGTCCAAACAGAGGTGCACACGATGCACTGAAACAATGCCAGACAAATGTCAATGATGGATATGTATACGTGGTAGATATGGATTTAGAGAAGTTCTTTGACACAGTATGTCAGAGCAAACTAATTGAAGTACTATCACGAACCATCAAGGATGGACATGTAATATCGCTCATTCACAAATATCTCAATGCTGGAGTTATTAGTGGAGGGATATTTGAAAAGACAGAGGTCGGTATGCCACAAGGGGGACCATTAAGCCCGATCCTAAGTAATATAATGCTGAATGAACTGGATAAGGAACTAACAAGCAGAGGACATAGATTTGTCCGATACGCAGATGACTGTATGATTTTTTGTAAAAGCAGAAAAAGTGCAGAAAGAACCTTAGACAATATAGTGCCATATATCGAGGGAAAACTATTCCTTAAAGTAAATCGCACCAAAACTGGCGTGGCACACATCAGTAGAGTCAAGTACCTTGGCTATAGTTTCTATAGATACAAGGGAAAATGCAGATTTCGAGTACATTCTAAATCAGTAACGAAGATGAAGAATAAAATCAGAGAACTTACTGACAGAAGCAATGGATGGGGAAATGAATATCGAGCATTAAAATTGACACAGTTTATTAGAGGATGGGTAAACTACTTTGGAATGGCTGATATGAAAAGTCTATTACAGAGTAATGATGAGTGGTTACGCCATAGAATAAGGGCAATCTATTGGAAACAGTGGAAGAAAGTCAAAACAAAGTTTAAAGAACTCAAAAAGTTAGGAGTAGAAAAGGAAAAGGCATGGATATGTGCCAACATGCGAAATAGAAATTGGTATTGTAGTGGATATTTCGTGCTTCAGACTGCTTTTAACAATAAGAAACTCTGTGAATTAGGTTATCCAACATTCACAGAGTTCTATTTGAAAATATGTGAAAACTAAAGAACCGCCGTATACTGAACGGTATGTACGGTGGTGTGGGAGGTCGGTAGATAAAATAATTATCTACCTCCTACCCGATTGATATGGAAACGGAGAGGAAAGGGTATGGCGAAAGCGAGAAAGACTATATTTTTCTGCCAGAATTGTGGATATGAATCCGCAAAATGGATGGGACAGTGCCCCGGATGCAGAGAATGGAATACACTGGTGGAAGAACCGGTGGCAGAACGGACGTCAAAAAAAGCGGCTGGCAGAAAGAATCATGTGGAACCGGTACAGCTGTCACGGATTCAGACGGAGACAGAGGAACGTCTTCATACGAATATCGGAGAGCTGGACCGGGTTCTCGGAGGAGGAATCGTACAGGGTTCGATGACTCTGGTGGGCGGAGACCCGGGAATCGGCAAATCCACACTGCTTCTTCAGGTATGCAGGAAGATTGCAGAACAGGAAAAGAAAGTATTGTATATCTCGGGTGAGGAGTCTCTTGCACAGATTAAACTGCGCGCGCAGAGAATCGGCAGTTTTAATGAATATATGCTGCTGCTGTGTGAGACAAACCTGGCAGACATCAGGAGCGCCGTGGAACAGCAGAAACCGGATGTCCTGATCATTGATTCCATACAGACTATGTACGATGAGGAGGTGAGTTCAGCTCCCGGCAGTGTTTCACAGGTTCGCGAATCGACGGCCGCGCTGATGCAGATTGCGAAAGGTATGGGTGTTTCTGTATTTATCGTCGGACATGTGACGAAGGACGGAAATGTGGCAGGACCGCGGGTGCTGGAACACATGGTAGATACCGTCCTGTATTTCGAAGGTGATCGTCATGCTTCCTACCGTATCCTGCGCAGTGTGAAGAACCGTTTTGGCTCGACGAATGAAATCGGAGTATTTGAGATGTGTCAGACGGGTCTCGCAGAGGTAAAAAATCCTTCGGAGTTTATGCTGAACGGTAAACCAAAGGGAGCATCGGGGTCAGTTGTGGCATGTTCCATGGAGGGGACCAGACCGATACTGATCGAGGTCCAGGCGCTGGTTTGCAGGAGTAATTTCGGAATACCAAGAAGGACGGCGGCGGGAACGGATTTTAACCGCGTGAATCTTTTGATGGCCGTTCTGGAAAAACGGGGCGGCATGAACCTCTCTGACAGTGATGCATACGTCAATATAGCCGGAGGAATCAAGATGACAGAACCGGCGATCGACCTGGGCATTCTCCTCGCGATTGCTTCGAGTTACCGTGATATTGTGATTCCGGAAAGCGTAGTTGCTTTTGGCGAAGTAGGGCTGAGCGGGGAAGTACGGGCAGTCAGCATGGCGCTTCAGCGTGTTCAGGAGGCGAAAAAACTAGGATTCGAGACGGTGATCCTGCCCAAAGTATGCAGGTCCGCAGTGAAAGAGGTGACGGGGATCCGTTTGATCTTTGTGGATAATATAAAAGATGCAATATCTGCCATAAAATAAACTTGACTAAAAAGGTTAAGAATGGTAAAATACAACTATCAGTAAATCAACAGTTATTTTTTAGATTGAAAGTGGACAAAAATTGTTAAGAAACAGGAGGAATGAAAATGAATCAGTGCTTTGGATGTAATACGTGTAAAAGTGCAGATAAACCGTTAGAGGAATTTATCCGCAGTTTGCCAATGGAAACCTCTCATCACCGTGTGGATACACAGAAAACGAAATGTAATTTTGGGCTTCAGGGCGTCTGCTGCCGTCTGTGTTCCAACGGCCCGTGCCGCATCACGCCAAAATCACCGCGGGGAATCTGCGGGGCAAATGCCGATACGATCGTGACAAGGAATTTCTTAAGAGCTGTCGCAGCGGGATCGGGGTGTTATATCCATGTGATTGAAAATACAGCATTGAATTTGAAAAAGACGGCACAGGCAAAGGGTGAATTAAAGGGCTTACATGCACTGAACCGGCTCTGTGAACTGTTCGGGATAACGGCGGATGACAATTATGAGAGGGCACAGGCAGTTGCGGATGCTGTTCTGGCGGATCTCTATAAACCGGAATATGAGAAAATGGAACTTGTTGAAAAGGTTGCATATAAACCGCGCGTTGAGCGATGGAAGGAGCTTGGCATCATGCCTGGCGGAGCGAAATCTGAGGTGTTCCACGGTGTGGTAAAGACTTCTACTAACTTGAATTCTGATCCGGTTGATATGCTGGTTGACTGTCTGAAACTCGGGATATCCACAGGTATCTACGGACTCACCCTGACAAATCTTCTGAACGATGTATTGCTTGGAGAACCGGAACTGCGTATGGCGCCGGTCGGACTGCGTGTCATCGATCCGGAATATATCAATATTATGATCACGGGCCATCAGCATACCATGTTTGTGGACCTTCAGGAACGCCTGACGAGTAAAGAAGCCATCGCAAAAGCGCAGGCTGTCGGTGCGAAAGGATTCAAGCTGGTCGGATGTACCTGTGTAGGTCAGGATCTGCAGCTTCGCGGGAGCCATTACACAGAAGTGTTCGACGGTCATGCAGGAAATAATTATACAAGCGAAGCGGTACTGGCAACGGGAGCGATCGACGCGGTACTGTCTGAATTTAACTGTACACTTCCAGGCATAGAGCCGATTTGCGAAGAACTGAAAATCAAACAGATCTGTCTGGATGACGTGGCGAAAAAGGCAAATGCAGAATACATACCGTTTGATTTCGAAAACAGGAAAAGCTTGAGTGATACGATCATTGATAAGATTGTAGATGCCTATAAAGAGCGTCGTGCGGACGTGAAGCTTGATTTGATGAAAGATCATGGGAATGATCATTCACTCACCGGCGTCAGTGAAGGTTCACTGAAAGGATTTCTGGGAGGAACCTGGAAACCGCTGATTGATCTGATTGTATCTGGAGATATTAAAGGGATCGCAGGCGTTGTGGGATGCTCGAATCTGACAGCTGGCGGTCACGATGTACTGAGTGTGGAACTCACGAAAGAATTGATTGCCAAAGATATTATCGTCCTGACTGCAGGATGTTCATCGGGAGGGATCGAAAACTGTGGCCTGATGACACCGGAAGCAGCCGAACTTGCAGGACCGAAGCTGAAAGCAGTCTGTAAGAAACTCGGGATTCCGCCGGTTCTCAATTTTGGTCCATGTCTGGCAATAGGGCGCCTTGAGATCGTTGCGACTGAGATCGCTGCCGAACTTGGTGTGGATCTTCCGCAGCTTCCGCTCGTACTATCAGCACCGCAGTGGCTGGAAGAGCAGGCACTGGCAGATGGTTCATTCGGTCTTGCCCTCGGTCTGCCGCTCCATCTGGGGCTGCCTCCGTTTGTTACAGGAAGTGAAGTGGCGGTGAAAGTTTTGACAGAGGATATGAAGCAGCTGACCGGCGGACAGGTGATCATCAATTCTGATGCGGCACAGAGTGCAGACATCCTGGACGGGATCATTCAGGAGAGACGTGCTGCCCTGAACATCTAGGAGGGGACGGTTATGAGAAGGATTTTTATTGATGCGGATAAGTGCGACGGATGCCTGAATTGTACGACAGCATGTATGCAGGCACATCGAAAAGACTCAGGAACCGTTTATGACCTGAAACTCACCGATGTGGAAAATGAATCCCGCAATCATATCGTGATGGAGGAGACCGGCAAATATAAACCGATCTTCTGCCGGCACTGTGATCAGCCCGAATGCGTAATGTCATGTATGAGCGGAGCGCTTTCTAAAGATCCTAAGAGCGGCCATGTACAATATGATGAACAAAGGTGTGGCTCATGCTTTATGTGTGTTATGAACTGTCCATATGGAGTTCTGAAACCGGATACGAAAACGAGATCAAGGATATTGAAATGTGATTTTTGCACAGAGCATGGGGAGGAACCCAGTTGTGTAAATGCCTGCCCGACACAGGCGATCTTTGTCAGGG
The Ruminococcus gauvreauii genome window above contains:
- the cooS gene encoding anaerobic carbon-monoxide dehydrogenase catalytic subunit — protein: MNQCFGCNTCKSADKPLEEFIRSLPMETSHHRVDTQKTKCNFGLQGVCCRLCSNGPCRITPKSPRGICGANADTIVTRNFLRAVAAGSGCYIHVIENTALNLKKTAQAKGELKGLHALNRLCELFGITADDNYERAQAVADAVLADLYKPEYEKMELVEKVAYKPRVERWKELGIMPGGAKSEVFHGVVKTSTNLNSDPVDMLVDCLKLGISTGIYGLTLTNLLNDVLLGEPELRMAPVGLRVIDPEYINIMITGHQHTMFVDLQERLTSKEAIAKAQAVGAKGFKLVGCTCVGQDLQLRGSHYTEVFDGHAGNNYTSEAVLATGAIDAVLSEFNCTLPGIEPICEELKIKQICLDDVAKKANAEYIPFDFENRKSLSDTIIDKIVDAYKERRADVKLDLMKDHGNDHSLTGVSEGSLKGFLGGTWKPLIDLIVSGDIKGIAGVVGCSNLTAGGHDVLSVELTKELIAKDIIVLTAGCSSGGIENCGLMTPEAAELAGPKLKAVCKKLGIPPVLNFGPCLAIGRLEIVATEIAAELGVDLPQLPLVLSAPQWLEEQALADGSFGLALGLPLHLGLPPFVTGSEVAVKVLTEDMKQLTGGQVIINSDAAQSADILDGIIQERRAALNI
- the radA gene encoding DNA repair protein RadA, with product MAKARKTIFFCQNCGYESAKWMGQCPGCREWNTLVEEPVAERTSKKAAGRKNHVEPVQLSRIQTETEERLHTNIGELDRVLGGGIVQGSMTLVGGDPGIGKSTLLLQVCRKIAEQEKKVLYISGEESLAQIKLRAQRIGSFNEYMLLLCETNLADIRSAVEQQKPDVLIIDSIQTMYDEEVSSAPGSVSQVRESTAALMQIAKGMGVSVFIVGHVTKDGNVAGPRVLEHMVDTVLYFEGDRHASYRILRSVKNRFGSTNEIGVFEMCQTGLAEVKNPSEFMLNGKPKGASGSVVACSMEGTRPILIEVQALVCRSNFGIPRRTAAGTDFNRVNLLMAVLEKRGGMNLSDSDAYVNIAGGIKMTEPAIDLGILLAIASSYRDIVIPESVVAFGEVGLSGEVRAVSMALQRVQEAKKLGFETVILPKVCRSAVKEVTGIRLIFVDNIKDAISAIK
- a CDS encoding 4Fe-4S dicluster domain-containing protein produces the protein MRRIFIDADKCDGCLNCTTACMQAHRKDSGTVYDLKLTDVENESRNHIVMEETGKYKPIFCRHCDQPECVMSCMSGALSKDPKSGHVQYDEQRCGSCFMCVMNCPYGVLKPDTKTRSRILKCDFCTEHGEEPSCVNACPTQAIFVREVEE
- the ltrA gene encoding group II intron reverse transcriptase/maturase, translated to MNVTNDGFKDRQLHIEDYLQRVSAEQKEYAEVSAHQRIAENNNNITDFQTDNLMEQILHRDNLNKAYKKVKSNKGAGGVDGMSVDELLGFLRDNQEQLTQQIKDGKYKPNPVRRVEIPKETKGEFRKLGVPTVVDRVFQQAITQVLSPIYEKQFSKNSFGFRPNRGAHDALKQCQTNVNDGYVYVVDMDLEKFFDTVCQSKLIEVLSRTIKDGHVISLIHKYLNAGVISGGIFEKTEVGMPQGGPLSPILSNIMLNELDKELTSRGHRFVRYADDCMIFCKSRKSAERTLDNIVPYIEGKLFLKVNRTKTGVAHISRVKYLGYSFYRYKGKCRFRVHSKSVTKMKNKIRELTDRSNGWGNEYRALKLTQFIRGWVNYFGMADMKSLLQSNDEWLRHRIRAIYWKQWKKVKTKFKELKKLGVEKEKAWICANMRNRNWYCSGYFVLQTAFNNKKLCELGYPTFTEFYLKICEN